CAAGATAAGGAGTTATTAGAAATGTTAAGAAAAATGGAAGATAACATTAAAATTGCAGGGATTGTTTCAGCCCTATTGCCATTATTAACCCCATTAAAAATTTACTCAACAGCATTAGTTCCAAATAGTTTCAAGGAGTATTCATCAAATGTTACTTTAATAGTTTCGTATAAAACTGAAAAACCATTGGTAACGATTGCTGATGCTAAATTGAACATTATCCACAAAGAACCTCCAAAAATTGTATGGGAGAAAATATATCATAGTGATGGATTTAAAGAGGATGTATTAAATGTTGTAATAGATAAAAATACATTATTCCTTTTAAGTAAAAAAGGTAAATGGCATTATAAAATTGCACGAGGTAGAATTATGTTCAAAAATTATATTTATGGAATAGTTACAAGAACTCCTCTTTATTTAGAAAATATTATACTCAAAATTAATAATATTAGTTCTACAAATTTAAAAAAGTTAAAGTATCTACAATCTGTTGGAATGCATAATGGGGAAGTATATTGTATTTTAGACAAAAAGAATAATGTAAGAAGTGCAGGAATCTGCTTATATGATAATATTCTCCCTCCAATTGGTGATTTCGATGAGTGAGGAGATTGAGAACTATAATAGTTAAATGTTATATTTATTAAATTATATATATTAATAGATATAATAAAAAAGGGTGTATTTTTTAATATTTTATTTCACATATATAAAGGTTGTGGATTAATGGAGTGGGTCTAAGATAGTTGATTAATTTAAAAGGAATAGCTAAGTAGTATAATAATGGAATAGATACTTATCCGGGTTCTATTCAAGTAATAAATGTTGAAATTGAGGAAGTATTTAATTTATCACCGAATCTATTAGTTAAATCTCCGAAGAAACCTTCACATATTCTTTAATATTCTAAAACTATTAATATCTGTTCAACCGTATGTTTTCATGGGATTTAACTTATTGCATTATTGCATTATATTATTCTATAACAACATAATTAAATAATTATTTATTTCTTTTATTATTTACTACAATAATTGCAGAATTAAAGAAATAATGAATTACATAATTTAAAAACTCTTTATGAGATGTATTTTGAAAATTAGATGGGAGTGCTGATTCTGCTTATGACAGTAGAAACTTAAAGCTAACGGATTATAGACGTTAGAGCATAAATCTAAATCTTTGAATTATGCACCACCCTCAAATTATAGATAAATTTTACAGTAATGCAGCTACTTTAGCATAGATTAATGGCGTTCTGATTATCCGCTACAATTGTTTAAATTGTTCTAAAAGTAGTGGATAACCAGAACAAATAATAACCTTACACTAAGCTTCAAAAATTGCAGCAACTATTGGAATGTTGTTCTTAAATATATATTATTATATACTAATTTATTGATTAATTATGTAAAAATGAAATTTCTGCTGCAAATTTATTGGAGAAAAAATAGTGTGGATTGCTATTGATTTACATTTTTAATAGATTGTTGATGGCAAACCATTTGGTTAATGATGATGGTTTGATTATTCCATTAATAACATCATAGAATAAGATTTCATTCTCAATTAATATTTTCAATGTTCCAAATAACTCATCTTCAATATCATCATTTTTTATTTTAATATTATCCTTGAACTTTGATAGAATTTTTAGAATTTCCTCTTTTTTATCTAAATTTTCTCTTATTGTATATCTTATTTTATCTTTCTCAATGTTAATCCATCGTTTTATACTTTCTTCTACAGATATGCCCACTTTTTTATTATTCACTAGTTGAGAAATTTCGTAAGGTAGGGAAATAAATTTAGCTGCGTATTTTATTTCTTTCTCAGTAAATCCTTCATCTTTTAATATACTTTCAACATCTTCTTTACTTAACCAATCAATTAGATAATATTCGGCAGCTTTTTCTAATGTGGAATTCTTATAAATCTCCTGGATGAATAAGGTATCAGAAGTTAGACAAATAACATTACATAAGTGTCTAACTTTTGTTAAATGGACGAAGAGGTTGAATAATTCATTTAATAATGATTTTCCTCCATTGAAGTAGATATTTTTTAATTTTTGTAATTCATCTATAATTAAAACTGGCTTTTTCCCATCTCTAATAACCGCTTTAATGCTTTCATAAATTTTATCAAATACATCGTTTAACTTTATATTGTTAAAATCATAATTTTCTTCTATTCCAAATTTGAATATTTTTAAATCAATTTCCAAAGTATTTAATAGGTATTTTTTCTCCCCTTTTTTGAAAAATATTTCTAAAAACTCCTCTTTTGTTGGCGTTGCATATCTTCTTAAATCGTAATAAAAGAAAATAATATCATCTCTTTTAGATAATTCTTCGATAACCCTTAGCATTACAGTTGTTTTACCTGATGACTTAGGACCATAAACGAATAGTATAGAGTTAGGCTCCAACTGACAATAGGTTTTTAGGTAGTTTATTTCCATTTCTCTGTTGTAGAATTTCATTATTCCACCCTTGTAATGGATATTATAGAGTTATGGGAGTTAAGGTAGTATTTTTTTATTATTACTAGTATTGAATTTGAATCACTAATGGTTTTATATTGCATTGTTGTATTATGATTGTAATAACATAATTAAATAATTATTTATTTCTTTTATTATTTACTACAATAATTACATAATTAAAGAAATCATAATTTCAAAACTTCCTTATGATGTGTATTTTGAAAATATCAATTATAATAACTATTATAGCAAAATAATTTCAAAAACACAACAGTGTGAATATTTTTAGGATATCACAGTATTAGAGTTAAATAAAAAGTTGGATGAGAGAGTTGAATATATTAAATTAATATTTGCTGAATTAGAAGAGCATAAAAGATATTAATTGAAATTTCAGAGAAATTAGATAGAATTGGTAATTTGTTGGAGAAGTAGATTTAATATTTTTTATTTTTTGATAATTAATTTTCACAGATCATTCAATTGCCTCGTGTCTATATTCTATAATTTTTTGTAAAATCTCTTTTGATTTTTCTAAGTCATTGTTATTAATATATGCTTCAAGTTCTAAAAATAGAGCTTGGACTGTGTAGTCATACCAACTTTCTTCTACTGCCGTTTCTTTTAACTCCCAGATAAGTTCTTTTAATTTCTCTTTTTTTATCTCAGTAATATAATCTTTAGCATAATTCCAAACACTAGATTTTGAGATACCTAATTCTCGTCCAACTTCTCTAAGAGAATAACCTTCTTTCAACAATTCTAAGATTTTTTGTTTAGTGAAATTATCAATTTTCTTTTTTCTCCCTCTTTTTGAATTTTCGACTTCAATAAATATATTAGGTTCTTGTTTCAAAACTTCGAGTTTATACTGCATTTTAGGATGTTCATAAACGCTTTTAGAGAATTTTAATAAGACAATGGCGTGTTTCGATTGCTCGATAATTTTATTAATCTCATCCCATCGAGGGATTTTAGAGAATTTGATTTCAATCATCTACATCCCCAATATTTTTTAGGATTTCTTTGGCTAGTTTGGATTGGGTGTAGTGTTCGATGTAGTTTATGTTTTTGTGTTTTGTAATTTTTGCGAGGATTTGGGCTGGAATGCCTTTTTTACTCAAATAGGTTATGTATGCATAACGTAATGAGTGGGAGTTGAGTTTGTTGTAGTTTTTGTATAGCCATGCGTTTAATCTTTTTACGATTTTTTCTCTAATTTTTTGTTTTTCTTCGATGGTTTTTGCATTTTCAAATTCTTTAACAATATCTAAGAATATAGGCCTAACTTTTTCAATGTCTTCTTTTTTTATACATTTTGGAAGGATGATTTCTCTTGTAGTTCCATCACTTCTTTTTTGTGTTCTTATTAATACTGTTGGATTAGCCCAATCTATGGTGTTGTGGTTGAGGCAGAAATTAATTATACTAACTATAGCCTCCCATATTCTGCAGCCGTTTCTTAGTTGTGTTAGGAATACGATGAGGTATGCGTATTTTTTTAGGTCTTTTTTGTATAGGATTTTTTTATTTTTTAGTTTTTTTAAGTCGTTTTGAAATGTTTTGTAGGTTATTTCATAGTCGATACCTTTGTCCCATGTTCCTTTTTGTTTTATTTTGGGTTTTTGATAGTTATTGTTGGTGAGGAACCAGTCCCATGTTTTCATGTGCAGCACCATATTTAGATATTTTTAACCA
The DNA window shown above is from Methanocaldococcus sp. and carries:
- a CDS encoding helix-turn-helix domain-containing protein, translated to MIEIKFSKIPRWDEINKIIEQSKHAIVLLKFSKSVYEHPKMQYKLEVLKQEPNIFIEVENSKRGRKKKIDNFTKQKILELLKEGYSLREVGRELGISKSSVWNYAKDYITEIKKEKLKELIWELKETAVEESWYDYTVQALFLELEAYINNNDLEKSKEILQKIIEYRHEAIE
- a CDS encoding ATP-binding protein; the protein is MKFYNREMEINYLKTYCQLEPNSILFVYGPKSSGKTTVMLRVIEELSKRDDIIFFYYDLRRYATPTKEEFLEIFFKKGEKKYLLNTLEIDLKIFKFGIEENYDFNNIKLNDVFDKIYESIKAVIRDGKKPVLIIDELQKLKNIYFNGGKSLLNELFNLFVHLTKVRHLCNVICLTSDTLFIQEIYKNSTLEKAAEYYLIDWLSKEDVESILKDEGFTEKEIKYAAKFISLPYEISQLVNNKKVGISVEESIKRWINIEKDKIRYTIRENLDKKEEILKILSKFKDNIKIKNDDIEDELFGTLKILIENEILFYDVINGIIKPSSLTKWFAINNLLKM
- a CDS encoding tyrosine-type recombinase/integrase, translated to MVLHMKTWDWFLTNNNYQKPKIKQKGTWDKGIDYEITYKTFQNDLKKLKNKKILYKKDLKKYAYLIVFLTQLRNGCRIWEAIVSIINFCLNHNTIDWANPTVLIRTQKRSDGTTREIILPKCIKKEDIEKVRPIFLDIVKEFENAKTIEEKQKIREKIVKRLNAWLYKNYNKLNSHSLRYAYITYLSKKGIPAQILAKITKHKNINYIEHYTQSKLAKEILKNIGDVDD